In Mangifera indica cultivar Alphonso chromosome 1, CATAS_Mindica_2.1, whole genome shotgun sequence, a single genomic region encodes these proteins:
- the LOC123194304 gene encoding fasciclin-like arabinogalactan protein 21: protein MATLYIIVALSLLSISQTTAVNDLEFLFPSTTTTHSPPQQPPQPPLDLTDQASFFSHTALLAPILSHLGFNELATASPSLSINADASSASTTWSGPSTLFAASDSSLRTCISCSIPSLLREHLIPGLFTADYLRKLAFGTKIETLSPGRCITVTSTKQQNDTVSKLFVSGVEITHPDLFNNGLVIVHGIQGYISPLSPLSCDVERMTSLSFQNNHYHQNQMINDNHVFQNQPSIMRWMLRDAMLRLRNNGFSILSLAFKVKYAELVMLNNMTVFALDDVAIFSGSYTYISNIRFHIVPNHYLTVGELEKLPVGTTLPTLVRGESLVITTAGDGVGVTAAPLRINYVRVRVPDVIRNLKIIIHSVFLPFPHLHHKADLYDHVAMGTSGFGASDGGDHFGEGACSATEEQEGGCGMAPPVSKIDNKKPTVEIEDHHML, encoded by the coding sequence ATGGCCACTCTCTACATCATCGTCgctctctctctcctctcaaTCTCCCAAACCACCGCCGTTAACGACCTCGAATTTCTCTTCCCCTCCACCACCACTACCCATTCACCACCTCAGCAACCGCCACAGCCTCCACTAGACCTTACCGACCAGGCATCGTTTTTCTCACACACGGCTCTCCTCGCACCGATCCTCTCTCACCTTGGCTTCAATGAGCTAGCCACGGCGTCTCCCTCTCTCTCCATCAATGCGGATGCCTCCTCAGCATCCACTACTTGGTCCGGTCCCTCCACACTCTTTGCTGCCTCCGATTCCTCACTCCGCACGTGCATCTCATGCTCCATTCCCTCGCTCCTCCGCGAACACCTAATCCCTGGCCTCTTCACCGCCGACTATCTCCGCAAACTCGCCTTCGGAACCAAAATAGAAACCCTATCCCCCGGCCGCTGCATCACGGTCACTTCAACCAAACAGCAGAACGACACCGTTTCCAAACTCTTCGTGTCCGGCGTTGAGATCACTCATCCGGACCTCTTCAATAACGGCCTCGTGATAGTTCACGGCATCCAAGGCTACATCTCGCCTCTCTCGCCATTATCCTGTGACGTGGAACGGATGACGTCGCTCTCGTTCCAGAATAATCATTACCATCAGAACCAGATGATCAACGACAACCACGTGTTTCAGAACCAGCCGTCGATCATGCGGTGGATGTTACGCGATGCGATGCTCCGCCTCCGCAACAACGGCTTCAGCATTCTCTCGCTGGCCTTCAAGGTGAAGTATGCAGAGCTCGTCATGCTCAACAACATGACCGTGTTCGCTCTTGATGACGTGGCGATTTTCTCTGGATCTTACACGTATATCAGTAATATCCGATTTCACATCGTGCCGAATCATTATTTAACCGTTGGTGAGCTCGAGAAGTTGCCAGTGGGGACAACGTTGCCGACTCTGGTGAGAGGTGAGTCCCTGGTAATCACAACTGCCGGAGACGGTGTCGGAGTTACGGCAGCTCCTTTGAGGATTAACTACGTGAGAGTGAGAGTTCCTGATGTGATACGAAACTTGAAGATCATAATCCACAGTGTTTTCTTGCCGTTCCCGCATCTCCATCATAAGGCAGACTTGTACGATCATGTGGCGATGGGAACCAGTGGCTTTGGAGCATCAGACGGTGGAGATCATTTCGGTGAGGGTGCATGCTCGGCGACGGAGGAGCAGGAAGGAGGTTGTGGTATGGCTCCGCCAGTTTCCAAGATCGATAATAAGAAACCAACGGTTGAGATCGAAGATCACCATATGTTGTGA